The Lolium rigidum isolate FL_2022 chromosome 1, APGP_CSIRO_Lrig_0.1, whole genome shotgun sequence region TACAATTATAGAATGGCATAAAACTAATTATGAACATTTGGACATATAATGTATCCAATGCAGATTAAGACAGCTCAATAGTAAGGCAGATTAATTTTGAAATGAGGGGGTAATATTTCAGTACATCTTGTAGGCAGATAACAAGTAAGTTTTCACGGCTTCACTACACATCCCGATTATCTGGACCCATAATAACAATCTTGGTGGCAGGTGACAGGTGTCGACTGCCGGTTAAAATCTCATAAGTTTGTGGTCTGATGCTAGCCAGAAACAGGCGACACCTTTAGTTGAGCATCCTGCAGTTCAACCTGACCTCCGTCGGCGTCCCCGCGGCGGGCAGGAGGCCACCCATCTTGACCATCGCCTTGGCAAAGTCGCCTGCGAAGATCTTGGCATTGCCGCTGTACTTCCTGACCAGCCCGTCCTGCGAACCGCCGTTGAAGAGTTCCTGGTCCGAGTGCATCAGCCCGCGCTGCGCCACGAGGTTCGTGTAGTAGGCATTGTCGAACGTGTCCGGCGTCTGGTCGTCGAACGGCGCGAGGTTGCCGTCCCCGCCGGTCTGCGGGCACGTccgctgccgcgccgccgcgaagGTGGCGTTGATGTTGGGCTCGCCGTAGATGCGGCCGCGGAAGAAGACGCAGCGGACCCGTCCCACGGTGTGCGCGCCGGAGAGCGCCGTCATCTCGCGCGCCGAGAGGCCCTTGGCCGCAAACGCCGCGACGAGGGACGTGGCGCTGGAGCCGGGGCCCGGGAGGTTGGCGTTGGCCGCGCTCTGGCTCGCCGTGCGCGAGTCCTTCCGGCCCAGCGGCACCTTCCACGTCGGGCCCCTGAGCTGCAGAGTGGCGTCAGTAACACATTGCGACCTGGAAGGTACGTACCACTGGGATGTATACTCACCAAGTTTACGGCATCGCGAGCTGCCAACGCGACGATGTCGGCGCATGAGACTGTGGTCTTGCAGGCGGCCTCGACGCGcgtcttgatggcgtcgatcaccTCGTACCCACGGACGGAGTTGGCGTTGGCGCCGGCGTTCTTCTCGCCGGTGAACGTCGGCGTGTCGTCGAGGAGGATCGAGGCGTCGCATCCCTGCACAAGCATACGCACGCTTGTTAATTAAGCTAGCCAGCCAGGCGGAGCAGAGGCGATGACAAATGCGATATGGACTGACGTtgacgaagcagtcgtggaagaaGAGGCGAATGATGGACGCGCCCATCCGCGGCTCCGCGGCGACGGCCGGCGCCATGACCGCCCGCACGATGGATTCCACGTTGGGGCACGTCTTGGCGTAGAACTTGTTGGACAGCTTCGCGTTGCAAGGAAGAAGCAGGCAGAGGACTAGCAGAGCAGTGACAAGAACAAAACTCCTGGCGAACAAGAGGCCCATACCGGCCGGTCGATCTGTTAGATCTGAAATCTGCTGCTACGTACGACAAATAAAGCAGAGAAGAATGGATTTGATGGAGCTAAGTGACAAGGGAGGGACAAGAGAGAATGTGTTGTATTTATAGCTCGCGCTCAATCACCTGCTGATTGTTGGTCTCACGGCTGCGGTAGTGCGCGGCGCACCATGGTGCGCGTGGCCGGCGATCGAGCAGCTAATCAGGATATGCCAGTCCTCGCTTTGGGGAACAGAACAAAGGCGGAGCGCGACCGGGGGCATCATCCGTCTTTGCGTGGTGTGCGAAGCTTCAGAACATGATAAAAAGCGGCGCCTTAACTCTGGTTTTGCCGGCGATTGTACGTGAGTGGGCGCCCTCGACTGAGAGGGTGCATCTGTTTGGCGGCTATAATGTTGAAGCGTCCCAAAAAATATGATGGCTGAAAACTGGTCGTTGGAGCCCAATTAGGACTGACGGAAACGGAGAACATCTGCGACTGATGGTGGGGAGGGAGCTTGGCTGCGCGCTGGCCACCACCATTGGCCCTGCATGTGCATGTGCCGCGGTGCGCGCGCTAGTGCGAGTGCGTTCCTCCGTTCGTGCTTCACAACTCGATCTCGCACCAACATGAATgcctgatggaaaaccagcctcgGTGCTCCAACTGTTACGAGTTACGATTACCTGATTGGCGATGGCAAGTTCTGGTATACTTCAACTCGGTCGGAAAATGTTGCAGGAGGATAAGTGTGAGATAAGTGTGAGTGGGGTCTGGTCATCGTCTGTACTCTGAAGCAAGGTTCATATGTAGAAACGTGGAgactcactactagaaaaaggtttagagcatctccaccggcgtcctCCATAGCAACTCCAAAGGCGATTTGGAGGTCGGTCTGCtttttgggctcgcaccggtacgccccaaacggcgccggctagtttttgagcctaatagaatcgccggcatccccGTACCGGCCCCTTCGCGTAGAGCGCTAATCGGGCACGCCGGCGCCTCACGGCACGTTAGAAAACGAGCGTGGGCTCCGTCTGACAGCCCAACGCACTGATTTCCCCACCTTTTACCCAcacccgagccgactcccacccctctagatcgccaccgttgCTGTCGCCGCTgcgcccctgcttgcaatagacaccgtcGCCTGTCTAGGAACCGCTGCCATCGACACGggcgccaccccctcgaccgacggccgctgtttcgcccggaacagatCTCGCCGCGACCGCGGCACAACCGCCCCACCCGCAAGGTGTTTGTCCGATTTCCGCgatggacaacgacgacgagatgatcctacagctgttcacggaggagcaaaACGATGAGGCTATCCGGCGGCAACATCAGCAACTGATTCTGACAAGCATGTTGCGTGTTCGCCAGCCTTTCTTTgtcgtgcctcggcgcggcggctcaaagccaggcaagaggaggaacatcaaccgacatcgtcaagccggcgcaatgctgcttgacgccgactacttcaacgacgacgcgactcattcgccgaaaGAATTTTGgtgccggtttaggatgaacaaggcgaTGTTCCTGAAGATTGTCtacggcgtcagggagtacgacaactacttcatggccaagcaagattgcacaggtttgtggggcttcacatCAATTCAGAaatgcactgctgcaatgcgttgtcttgcatacggagctcctccagatacaaccaatgactacctacagatggcagagtcgacatgtacagagactctctacagATTTTGTTGAGCCATCATAGTcgtgtttgctaaagactatttgagagaaCCAAGAGCAGATGATACAGTCCTGCAAAGAAATGTAACAAGAGGGTTTCCtaggatgctcggaagcattgactgcatgtatTGGGGCTATAATAATTGTCATTTTGCTTGGCAGGGAATCTAGAAGGGgtatactggtgagtgcagtgttaTTCTTGAGGCGGTAGCAGACCATgacctttggatttggcatgccgaaaaaaaaaagatatcaaTGTGTTGCGGCGCTCTCCGATTCTtaccaggctagctgagggagaAGCTCCTACCGTGAACTTTGAGATAAACGGTCACACATACACTaaagggtactatctagctgatggtatctacccgacgtatgctacgtttgtgaagacaattccctctccaGCAAACGAGATGGAAGCTTATTTCGCAACATGCCAAGAAGCAacacgcaaggatgttgagcgtgtttttggggtgcttcagcagcgtttcgcgATTTTCAGGTACcatgctctcacttggtctgagtctcacttgtgggaggtgatgaacgcatgtgtgatcatgcacaacatgatcattcagAGCGAGAGCGACGaacctgtgcaggatgatcaaccatttgattatcaagggctaCTTGTTGAGGTAGAGCATATACCCCCAAGAATTTGCCGCTTTTTTCTTCATATACACAATGAAGTTCGAGATGCAGATGTCCATGCACAACTTAAGACGGATCTAGCTGTGCATTTATgggcaatgcatgattttatttctatttgtttggttATTTGGTTGTATGTATAATTTAATTTCCATTTGTTTggttgattgattgtatgaataatttaagtactatttgtttgcttGCATGAATAAGTTAAGTACTATttatgtgattgtatgaataattgaacATAGTATGAATGAAATGTGATTGATATATTGTTTCAAAAtattataaaaagaaaaagaaaaagtttTGAGGCCGTCGTTTGGGAGGCGTCGGTGTGGAAACAACGTTTCCAAATAGAGCATGCACTGCCGACGCCTCTATACAGCATTGCCGACGACCCTGCCGGTGACTATTTGGGACGCGCTGGTGGAGATGGTCTTATAGCAGCAACAACACACGTGGCGCAAAATCGAAGGTTCGCGGCTTGTAGCTCTTACCAGTGACAGGCAGGAAAAAATATGTCACCAAGTCAGGTGGTCTCCCCAACCCGTAGCACAAACATGATGCCTGATGGCAAACCGGCCTGGGTGCTCCAACTGTTACGAGTCAAGATTGCCTGATTGGGGATGGCAAGTTCTGGTATACTTCAACTCGGTCGGAAATGTTGCAGGAGGACAAGTGTGAGTGAGGTGCGTCTGAACTCTGAAGAAAAGGTCCATATGCAGAAATGTGGAGACTAGACAGCAACAGTTGCAGCCTCACTTCAATCTTTCCTTCTCGCGGATTGCTCACTCAAGCTAATGCTACATACTGGAACCTACCCTAAAAACACAAATGAGATATATCCGCCATCTCCAGCTCCATCTCTAAACTCGCAGCTAGCCACAAGAAGTACACAGTGCACTCACATGTCTGGGGTGACACTGTTAATTAATGGGCTGAtgtatttcgcaaaaaaaaattaatgggCTGATGAGCTCATGGTCCTTGAAGTAATACACATCCATATCGGTTTACTAGTCCATCACGTGTATCTAGATCGTTAATTTGATTTATAAAATATATAAAGAGTGGTGTTTTGaaagccgagctacatgtagctctttatttttaaatactCAAAATTCATATTTCAATGTTAAATACAAATCTGAAACGAAGTCCTGGGAGTAGCCAATGGTTTATAccacaatggtgtaaaatctcaatacaaactactttatatCCTAGaatacataaaaatgaaaaattctgacaattttatagtgaatagtacaaatttcaAGACTATTGattttgtcagattttgtcaatttcgtgtagcctagaatacaaatcAGTTTGCATTGAGGTTTTGCACcattgtagcatacatcattggTTATCTCTAGAATTTTGATTCAAATTttataaaattttgaaatacaaaTTCGGTGTGTTTGCAAATAAAGGGCTacgtgtagctcggcctccgtttgAAGTTCTCCAAATATAAGCACATAATACAAAATTCTACAGTTATAAAACTTAACGCTGAAGTTTTTAGTGACTTATTAATATATATCTTATAAAAGTTTGTCAAATTGACAACCAAGAGCTACGAGTAAGATTCATAAATTGATGCCGAAGGATTACGACTAAGATGTATTAGTAGTTACTCACTCCCTTAGTTATTGAATAGTACAAGGCCAGTAcgaaaattaaaattttcatttATACAAGGACATTGTCTTTCCCTGAGAAGAATTGATTAGATTCTCTCTTGTACAATGGTCCATATTAATGTGAAGGTTTGCATGCAGTTATATACAGATAAAGACACAACATCCGACGTGTTTAATTAGCTTAGAGAACATAATTTTTTTGGGAAATGTGATATGATGGTAATACTGCTAGTTACCACAAACCTCtcttttctgaattaatatgTCATATCATTAAAATTCTTTGTTGGCAACTCGGCATTGCCTGTTACTCCCCCTATTACTAGTCTAGTAAAGTTTGGAGATACCGGGAGTACTTAATACTAAATCTCATTTTCCCTTACCGGTAGCCCCTCTTGGACCTTCTGGGTTTCAAAGTACTTTTGGTCCGGCTTGTTGTTCTGTCGGCGATGATGATCCTGATTTTTAAAGGTACGACTTGGCGAAGGCCGAGCTTTCGAAATGCCGGTGTAGCGAGCTGCACGTGAGTAACCAACCGTGAGTTTACCTATGTTCGACATGTGGGACGCTAATTACTACTAGGAAGTCCGGCGCGTTGTGTACATACACCTGGTCTGGTGGTCGCCTATCTGCGCACTTAGACGACGTACAATATAGGAAAACTAATGAAACTACATTAATACAAAAGTACACCGCCCAACTACAAAAGTACAACTCTATACTAGTAAAAAGTACAAGTGTATGAGAACCGAAGTATAAGTGTGCTTCAACCCAAAATACACCCTAGTACAAGTGTGCTAAAACTTAAAATACACTGAAGTACAAGTGTGATAAAACCTGACGTACATGGAAGTACGTGAGCTAAAACCGAAAGTACATGGAAGTACACCCGTAGTGAAATCCAAAGTACACCTAAGTACAATGTAGGCTAGGAACCCGAAGTACAAGTACACTGAAGCCCAAATCAACCAAAGTAGAACTGTGATAGTTTTGGAGGTATGACAAAAAAAAGTTTCACGAAAtctatcaatatgagatctagtaTTGAAAATCTCGACCCGAGGATCTCAAAAGCAAAAACTGTTCAAAATTTAGATGAACGGTTCTCAAGAATCTTTTATTGAAAAATCAAATCTGAAAAAGCACAAAACTTAGAAAACTCACCCTATCTCATCCTCATTTTGATTCCACTTGGGTTGCAACTGAAAATTTCCCCATAGCTTTATACTTGCATTGTGGTTCGTGTTAGTCATGAGTTGCATATGAGTTACAACTAAGATTTTGATAACGTCAAATGGCCGAGATCTAAGTTAATTTCTACCTAATTTTCAATCAACTAAGAATTAACTTACTTCTCATCCATGTAACGTCATCGAAACTCACTTGTGGCCCATGAAACAACTCATAAATAACATGAATCAAGAAGCAATCTAACAATCCGCGGtatttttcttagttgcaacTCATGCCAAGCACGAATCATGAAGTAGTCTAATGGTGTGAAAATCGACTGAGAATTAAGCAAGTTCTCTGGCAATGGGAATTAGAAAAACGTTTAGGGAGTGACTAATGCTTAGTCGAAAATTAAATTAATTTTCACTAGGTGACATCATCAAATATATGGGTTATAACTCATGAGTATCATCAATTACGTTGCAAACTTAACTATTGGGGTGCATTTTCCTGAGTTGCAACCTATGTTGCAACTTATgactagcacatataatgatgcaatCCAgcggtatgtgatatttttctcaGTTGCAGCTCACGTGGTAAACTTATGACTAGCACAAATTAGCAAAACCTACGAAATTATCAAAGTTTACAATGTTTGACTTAAGACAAATCCTGTGCGGGCACCGCAATACAATTCTTCCTTTTTCTTAGATTGAACAGTTGCTCTGCTTTCTCTCGAACAAAAATTGCAACTTGCCAATATGTATACATGATTGAATGTTATATATATTCCCCTGAAGAGGTTTTTGCCTTAAATCACAGCTCACAGACCAGCCAATCAGTCAACAACCACACAATTCATAGAACACGCACATTAGTGGCGGTATCGTATCATTGTTCTGAAACTTTTGCAGAGGATGAAAATTTTGAGGATGGATGTCAGTCTGATCTGTtgacgtgtacaagtagattgcctagccctttccatcagttcggacttttggttcaagtggctagtgcatgaagcttaacatggtatcaaagccctaggtctcgagttcaaatcctggctttcacaatttattcttaaAATTATCTCTTCTCCCCCCTCTTCCCGCAGCCTCCTGCCGTGTGGTTCCGGCctgccgctgcctctttgcctctttacacgtgttgacttgtcttctcgtcttcccgtcacacgtgagagggggtgttgacgtgtacaagtagatttcctagccctttccatcagttcggacttttggttcaagtggctagtgcatgaagtttaACATGATCGTCTTGTCTCTAGTGGCGGTTAAACTTGTTGCTAGGATGTTGTTATTTTTTGTTCCTTATTTGCCACGACAAACACAAGAACTGGTGGCTGTTTTATCGGTTCCAttttaaatttcagaaaaaatagGTATCAAAAATTAATGTGACCTGTGCTTATGAGCAAGGCAATCAGTCAACCACCATAACAAACAGAATACTGTACATATCATTGTATCATTGTTCTCTGTATTGATGACTTGATGTACATTATGACATCTTGCAGTTTGAAATTTTGCCCCGGACAACTTAAGCAAACGAGTGTTTGTATATCTCGTTcttcatatatatatattcttccatACACTGATTACCCGAGAACCTGAACCAATACCTGTGTTTCCAAGAAATTTATTGGCACGCTTCGTGCATTTATAGCAAATATATAAACGGATATCATTTCCAAACTTCCCTTGTCGTTAGTTGGGCTTCCTGCAGTTCAACCTGATCTCCTGCGTCCCGGACGTCGGTAGCAGGTTGCCCATTTTCACCATGGCTGTCGCGAAGTCGGCGGAGAACCTGCTGGGGGTGTTGCTGTACTGCCTCACCAGCGCGTCCTGCGAGCCTCCGTTGAAGAGCTCCTGGTCAGAGTGCAGCAGGCCGCGCTGCTCAACCAGGTTCTGGTAGTAGGCGTTGTCGAAGCCGTCGGCGGTTCGCACGTCGAAGGGCGCGAGGTTGCTGTCGCCGCCGGAGCGTGGGCACGTCCCCTGCCGCAGCGTGGCGAAGCTGGCGTTGATGTTGCGCTCGGTGTAGATGCGGTTGCGGAAGAACTGGCACTGCGAGCGCCCGATGGTGTGCGCCCCGGAGAGCGCCGTCATGTCCTGCGGCGAGAGGTTCTTGTTGCCGAACATGGAGATGAGCGTGGCGAGGCTGGAGGTAGGGCCTGGGAGGTTGGAGTTGGCCGCGCTCTGGCTCGCCGTGCGCGAGTCCTTGCGCCCCAGCGGCACGTTCCAGGTGGGACCTCCGAGCTGCACGCACGGACGCGACGGTTGCAACCGAGTCAGCCATGCATGGCTAGGAAATAAGTAAGGAAAGAGGAGTGTATTTCACGGGTCAGTGCCCGTTGACGTGCTAGGAGACTAACCAGGTTGACTCCATCACGGGCGGCGAGCGCGAGgatgtcggcgcaggagacgGTGGCCTTGCAGGAGGCCTCGACCTGggtcttgatggcgtcgatcaccTCGAACCCACGGGCGGAGTTCGCGTTCGGCCCGGCGCTCTTCTCCCCGGTGATGGTCGACGAGTCGTCGAGTAGGATCGAGCCGTCACACCCCTGCCGTGATCAGATAAACAAAAACGTCAGTGGCCAGCACTTGACTAGGTATCTCGCAATCAAGAGCATAAGCAAGCAAGCAAAGTGCAGAAGGACAAGCAGAGCTAGCTAACATtgacgaagcagtcgtggaagaaGAGACGGAGGATGGAGGCGCCCATCCGCTTCTCCTTCTGCACGGCTGACGCCATCCCCGACCGCACGATGCCGGCGAGCTTGGGGCAAGACGTGGAGTAGAAGTTAGGCGAGAGCTGCGCGTTCGCCGTGCCAGCGAGAGCGGAGAGGACGAGGGCGAGGCCAAGGAAGGCCGACCTGGTGAAGACGGCCATTGTTTTGGACTCTTGGCTTGTGAGTTCGATCGATGAGGTGCGTGAGATGCATAGGGCGGCATCCAATATATAGTGCTCTGCTCGAGCTCGTGACGACGCTGACTGCTAGCTAGCCTGCGCATCCTGCATGGGCTGGCTCGAGGTTACACGCACACCCACGGCATAGTACAAAGCTCTTGGCCAAACATTGCAGCCGCAGCTGGATTTGGTTGACTAAAATCATTTTCGGCATGCTCGCTGCATGGGCCCCGGCTTGGATCGATGCTAACGGAGCAATCAGCATGCGCCTTGTGGTCTGAATTATTGCATGCATGTGTTTGTTAGTGTCATGTAtacttcctccaatattatacgcGAGCCGACGTGTGGATATGCGCACGTATAGGCTCAGTCTCTCAGAGAGGAAATTTCGTGGACCAATGATACTGTCAGAGACAATACCAGATTGCAAATGGACCGAATGTTTAATAGTGTACAACCTCCATTTCATAAAATAGGACATATATTTTTAGTTAAAACAAATCTTATAACTTCGACCAGTCGTTATAGGCAAAAGTATTGACATCTACTTTATGACTATATACATATATTCGATGGTGGATCCATAGATATGGATTTGATTCTCTAGATCTCCATTAGACGCTTGATGCATGtagtgttgtattgtgatccaaattcatatactaaagggaggctaacttctgacgagcggagcgaggcccgacgCCGGAGgtacggtacggtacggatcgttggcaccgcctatatatacatcttgtaagccgccggctagggtttatcagattataagataacccacggggtttgtaaacacctcccgatatagtgaagttttgctggctggcgcccgtggtttttccccttctgtgttggaaggggttttccacgttaaatcttgtgtcccctgcgtgtgttcttgtttcgttcttcattatttgcttgtcgcttttataacatgtAGATTGCCATCCAATGATATTCGGTCGTGTGCACCCATATTTCAGGTTGTGCGACATGAGGGAGTGGTGTGAAGCTTCGCTGTCTATTGCCATCATGTGACTTGTTGATTTTCGATTTTCATATAGAAGAATTTCATGGAGGCTGAGGTCCCAGGTCTACTAATGGCGGACTGAGTCTTCGAGACGATGAGAACTTTACATGGTATTTTTTAATTTGCATCAGCGGAATCGGCAAGCGAGGGCAACAGCTTAGGAGGAGTACTGAGCTTTATACTCAAGTTGAAAATTAATTGGATGTGCATGGCAATGACCTTTTTGAAGACATTATTTAAGAGCCTCAACTTTTTTCAGGttaaaaacctaagatctatggtcGGGCGACAACAACGCTTATGCAATGTTTT contains the following coding sequences:
- the LOC124683624 gene encoding uncharacterized protein LOC124683624, with product MAVFTRSAFLGLALVLSALAGTANAQLSPNFYSTSCPKLAGIVRSGMASAVQKEKRMGASILRLFFHDCFVNGCDGSILLDDSSTITGEKSAGPNANSARGFEVIDAIKTQVEASCKATVSCADILALAARDGVNLLGGPTWNVPLGRKDSRTASQSAANSNLPGPTSSLATLISMFGNKNLSPQDMTALSGAHTIGRSQCQFFRNRIYTERNINASFATLRQGTCPRSGGDSNLAPFDVRTADGFDNAYYQNLVEQRGLLHSDQELFNGGSQDALVRQYSNTPSRFSADFATAMVKMGNLLPTSGTQEIRSGMGLLFARSFVLVTALLVLCLLLPCNAKLSNKFYAKTCPNVESIVRAVMAPAVAAEPRMGASIIRLFFHDCFVNGCDASILLDDTPTFTGEKNAGANANSVRGYEVIDAIKTRVEAACKTTVSCADIVALAARDAVNLLRGPTWKVPLGRKDSRTASQSAANANLPGPGSSATSLVAAFAAKGLSAREMTALSGAHTVGRVRCVFFRGRIYGEPNINATFAAARQRTCPQTGGDGNLAPFDDQTPDTFDNAYYTNLVAQRGLMHSDQELFNGGSQDGLVRKYSGNAKIFAGDFAKAMVKMGGLLPAAGTPTEVRLNCRMLN